One genomic segment of Manis pentadactyla isolate mManPen7 chromosome 1, mManPen7.hap1, whole genome shotgun sequence includes these proteins:
- the VGLL3 gene encoding transcription cofactor vestigial-like protein 3 isoform X4, translating into MQDSLEVTLPSKQEEEEDEEEEEEEEEEKDQPAEMEYLNSRCVLFTYFQGDIGSVVDEHFSRALGQASTLHPESAISKSKMGLTPLWRDSSALSSQRSSFPTSFWTSSYQPPSAPCLGGVHPDFQVAAPPGTFTAAEPSPWPGPGLHQTGPAPPPPVSESWHYPLASQVSPSYSHMHDVYMRHHHPHAHMHHRRHHHHHHHPSAGSALDPSYGPLLMPSVRAARIPAPQCDITKTDPTTVSTATSAWAGAFHGTVDLVPSVGFDTGLQHQDKNKESPWY; encoded by the exons ATGCAGGACTCTCTGGAAGTCACCCTTCCCAGCAaacaagaggaggaggaggatgaggaggaggaggaggaggaggaggaggagaaagaccaGCCTGCCGAGATGGAGTACCTTAACTCTCGCTGTGTCCTTTTCACTTATTTCCAGGGAGACATTGGGTCAGTAGTGGATGAACACTTCTCAAGAGCTTTGGGCCAAGCCAGCACCCTCCATCCAGAATCTGCCATTTCAAAAAGCAAGATGGGGCTAACCCCCCTATGGCGAG ACAGCTCAGCTCTCTCAAGCCAGCGGAGTAGTTTCCCGACCTCCTTTTGGACCAGCTCTTACCAGCCCCCTTCTGCACCTTGCCTGGGGGGAGTTCATCCTGACTTCCAGGTCGCTGCACCCCCGGGCACCTTTACggcagcagagcccagcccctGGCCAGGACCTGGCCTGCATCAGActggcccagcccctccccctcccgtgTCTGAGTCCTGGCACTACCCCTTGGCATCTCAGGTGAGCCCATCCTACAGCCACATGCATGATGTGTACATGCGTCACCACCACCCCCATGCCCACATGCACCACCgccgtcaccaccaccaccaccaccacccttctGCTGGCTCTGCCCTGGATCCCTCCTATGGGCCTCTGCTGATGCCATCAGTGCGTGCAGCCAGGATTCCTGCTCCTCAGTGTGACATCACAAAGACAGATCCGACTACGGTCAGCACTGCTACCTCAGCATGGGCCGGAGCCTTTCATGGAACCGTGGACTTAGTGCCAAGTGTGGGGTTTGATACAG